In Enterobacter pseudoroggenkampii, one genomic interval encodes:
- the hpaI gene encoding 4-hydroxy-2-oxoheptanedioate aldolase, whose protein sequence is MQNAFKAALKAGRPQIGLWLGLTSSYSAELLAGAGFDWLLIDGEHAPNSVQTVLTQLQAIAPYPSQPVVRPSWNDPVQIKQLLDVGAQTLLVPMVQNVDEARLAVRATRYPPAGIRGVGSALARASRWNRIPDYLQQANDAMCVLVQIETREALKNLPQILDVEGVDGVFIGPADLSADMGFAGNPQHPEVQAAIEQAIAQIRAAGKAPGILMANEQLAKRYLELGARFVAVGVDTTLLARGAEALAARFIEQPVTSVNNNKSVY, encoded by the coding sequence ATGCAAAACGCATTTAAAGCGGCGCTGAAAGCAGGCCGTCCGCAAATTGGGTTATGGCTGGGGCTGACCAGCAGCTACAGCGCCGAGCTGCTGGCCGGAGCAGGCTTCGACTGGCTGCTGATCGACGGCGAACACGCGCCGAACAGCGTGCAGACCGTCTTAACCCAGCTGCAGGCTATCGCCCCTTATCCGAGCCAGCCGGTGGTCCGCCCGTCGTGGAACGACCCGGTACAAATCAAACAGCTGCTGGACGTGGGTGCGCAAACCCTGCTGGTGCCGATGGTGCAAAACGTCGACGAAGCGCGGCTGGCGGTACGTGCCACCCGCTACCCGCCTGCGGGCATTCGCGGCGTCGGCAGCGCCCTGGCGCGGGCGTCGCGCTGGAACCGCATTCCGGACTACCTCCAGCAGGCCAACGACGCCATGTGCGTGCTGGTACAGATCGAAACCCGCGAGGCGCTGAAAAACCTGCCGCAGATCCTGGACGTGGAAGGCGTCGACGGCGTGTTTATCGGCCCGGCGGATCTGAGCGCCGACATGGGCTTTGCCGGCAATCCGCAGCACCCTGAAGTGCAGGCCGCCATCGAGCAGGCGATCGCGCAGATACGCGCTGCCGGTAAGGCCCCCGGCATCCTGATGGCGAACGAGCAGCTGGCTAAACGCTACCTCGAACTCGGCGCGCGGTTTGTCGCCGTCGGCGTCGACACCACCCTGCTCGCCCGCGGCGCGGAAGCGCTGGCGGCACGTTTTATCGAACAACCGGTTACGTCAGTTAATAACAATAAATCCGTCTACTAA
- the hpaX gene encoding 4-hydroxyphenylacetate permease: MTTSTLQTHDNKAVEHRVIHKLFRRLIVFLFILFVFSFLDRINIGFAGLTMGKDLGLTSTMFGLAATLFYVTYVLCGIPSNIMLAKIGARRWIAGIMVVWGVASTCTMFATSPETLYVLRMLVGIAEAGFLPGILVYLTWWFPAYHRARANALFMIAMPVTMMLGSILSGYILAMDGLWNLKGWQWLFLLEGLPSVVLGVVTWFYLNDTPDQATWLDDDEKQALKTMIAREQEVAVTQPASARSTLREVLTPAVLLYTLAYFCLTNTLSAINIWTPQILQSFNTGSSNIVIGLLAAIPQFCTILGMIWWSRRSDRLKERKKHTILPYLFAAAGWMLASATDHSLIQLLGIIMASTGSFTAMAIFWTTPDRVISLQSRAVALAVINAIGNVGSAVSPLLIGILRDATGSFSSGLWFVAGLLVVGALVLTRIPMTQRDQQRNAHVPEPYRQH; this comes from the coding sequence ATGACGACCTCTACCCTGCAAACTCATGATAATAAAGCTGTTGAACACCGCGTAATTCACAAGCTGTTCCGGCGTCTGATCGTCTTTCTCTTTATCCTGTTTGTCTTCTCGTTCCTCGATCGCATCAACATCGGCTTCGCCGGGCTGACGATGGGTAAAGATCTGGGCCTCACGTCAACCATGTTTGGCCTGGCCGCGACGCTGTTTTACGTCACCTACGTGCTGTGCGGCATCCCGAGCAACATCATGCTGGCGAAGATCGGCGCGCGACGCTGGATCGCCGGGATCATGGTGGTGTGGGGTGTTGCCTCCACCTGCACCATGTTCGCCACCAGCCCCGAAACCCTCTACGTCCTGCGCATGCTGGTGGGCATTGCCGAAGCCGGCTTCCTGCCGGGGATCCTGGTCTATCTCACCTGGTGGTTCCCGGCGTATCACCGCGCCCGCGCCAACGCGCTGTTTATGATTGCCATGCCGGTGACCATGATGCTCGGTTCGATCCTCTCCGGGTACATTCTGGCGATGGACGGACTGTGGAACCTCAAGGGCTGGCAGTGGCTGTTCCTGCTGGAGGGGCTGCCGTCGGTGGTGCTCGGCGTGGTGACCTGGTTTTACCTCAACGACACGCCGGACCAGGCCACCTGGCTGGATGACGACGAAAAACAGGCGCTGAAAACGATGATCGCCCGCGAGCAGGAGGTGGCCGTAACGCAGCCTGCCTCGGCACGCTCTACCCTGCGCGAAGTGCTGACCCCGGCGGTGCTGCTCTACACGCTGGCCTACTTCTGCCTGACCAACACGCTGAGCGCGATCAACATCTGGACGCCGCAGATCCTGCAAAGCTTCAACACGGGAAGCAGCAACATCGTCATCGGCCTGCTGGCGGCGATCCCGCAGTTCTGCACCATCCTCGGGATGATCTGGTGGAGCCGCCGCTCCGACAGGCTGAAAGAGCGAAAAAAGCACACCATCCTGCCGTATCTGTTCGCGGCGGCGGGATGGATGCTGGCCTCCGCGACGGATCACAGCCTGATCCAGCTACTTGGCATCATCATGGCCTCAACCGGATCGTTTACCGCCATGGCGATATTCTGGACCACGCCGGATCGGGTTATTAGCCTGCAGTCCCGCGCGGTGGCGCTGGCGGTGATCAACGCCATCGGCAACGTCGGATCCGCCGTCAGCCCATTGCTGATTGGGATCCTGCGCGACGCGACCGGCAGCTTCAGCTCGGGGCTGTGGTTCGTGGCCGGGCTGCTGGTGGTCGGCGCGCTGGTGCTGACGCGCATTCCGATGACGCAGCGGGATCAACAGAGGAACGCTCATGTGCCAGAGCCCTATCGCCAACATTGA